The following proteins are co-located in the Dromiciops gliroides isolate mDroGli1 chromosome 2, mDroGli1.pri, whole genome shotgun sequence genome:
- the LOC122742840 gene encoding 40S ribosomal protein S14-like has product MAPCKEKEKKEEQVISLGPQVAEGENVFGVCHIFASFNDTFVHVTDLSGKETICRVTGGMKAKADRDESSPYAAMLASQDIAQRCKELGTTDLHIKLQATGGNRTKTPGPGAQSALRALARSGMKIRWIENVTPIPSDSTHRKGSCHGCHL; this is encoded by the coding sequence ATGGCACCTtgcaaggagaaggaaaagaaggaagagcaggtcATCAGCCTTGGACCTCAAGTTGCAGAGGGAGAGAATGTGTTTGGTGTCTGTCATATTTTTGCTTCCTTCAATGACACCTTTGTCCATGTGACTGATCTGTCTGGCAAAGAAACCATCTGCCGAGTGACTGGTGGGATGAAGGCCAAGGCTGACAGAGATGAATCTTCTCCCTATGCTGCTATGTTGGCTTCTCAGGACATTGCCCAGAGATGTAAAGAACTAGGCACCACTGACCTTCACATCAAACTTCAGGCCACAGGGGGAAATAGGACTAAGACACCTGGCCCTGGTGCACAGTCAGCCCTGAGAGCACTGGCACGTTCTGGAATGAAGATCAGGTGGATTGAGAATGTCACTCCAATCCCCTCTGACAGCACTCACAGAAAGGGTAGTTGCCATGGTTGCCATCTGTGA